Proteins found in one Seonamhaeicola sp. S2-3 genomic segment:
- a CDS encoding ATP-binding protein has protein sequence MNKHKTYFNWSSGKDSALALYHLLQNENYTVDELITTVNSHYNRVSMHGLRNELLLAQTNAIGIKSNFIKLPEMPDMVTYETIMNKTVSRLKSDGFTHTAFGDIFLEDLRTYRENQLTKQGLKAVFPIWKRNTKELLNEFLNLGFKTIVVCANSKYFNEDFVGTVINKDFINNLPEDVDPCGENGEFHTFCFDGPIFKNPISFEIGDKVYREYANPKTNNSVCESDTYGVWYCDLIPK, from the coding sequence TTGAATAAACATAAAACTTACTTTAACTGGAGTTCTGGTAAAGACTCTGCACTTGCATTATACCACCTATTACAAAATGAAAATTATACGGTAGATGAATTAATTACTACAGTTAATAGTCATTACAATAGGGTATCTATGCACGGACTTAGAAATGAATTGTTACTAGCGCAAACAAATGCTATTGGTATTAAATCTAACTTTATAAAATTACCTGAAATGCCAGATATGGTAACCTATGAAACTATTATGAATAAAACAGTTTCTAGGTTAAAAAGTGATGGCTTTACACATACTGCCTTTGGTGATATTTTTTTAGAAGATTTAAGAACTTACCGTGAAAACCAATTAACAAAACAAGGTCTTAAAGCTGTCTTCCCTATTTGGAAACGCAATACAAAAGAACTTTTAAATGAATTTCTTAATTTAGGCTTTAAAACCATTGTAGTTTGTGCCAATTCTAAATATTTTAATGAAGATTTTGTTGGCACTGTTATCAACAAAGATTTTATTAATAACCTACCAGAAGATGTTGATCCTTGTGGTGAAAATGGCGAGTTTCATACCTTTTGCTTTGATGGCCCTATATTTAAAAACCCTATCAGTTTTGAAATAGGAGATAAAGTTTACCGTGAATACGCTAATCCTAAAACTAACAATTCTGTTTGCGAATCTGACACCTATGGCGTTTGGTATTGTGATTTAATACCAAAATAA
- a CDS encoding DUF4252 domain-containing protein, with protein sequence MQRTVKYLLSTILTAVFLVSCGDGVSLQRYYVDNQETENFITQDIPISMVELDKTNFTEAQHEAYNSVKRLNFLGYKASDTNIETYNKELATVKTILNDDKYQDLMEFSDRGRKIVVKYIGDDEEADEIVVFGSAKEMGFAIVRILGNNMSPEKMGVLLHSLQNANVNESQVQDIMNFFK encoded by the coding sequence ATGCAACGAACAGTTAAATATTTATTAAGCACCATTTTAACCGCAGTTTTTTTAGTAAGCTGCGGTGATGGTGTTAGTTTACAGCGCTATTACGTAGATAACCAAGAAACTGAAAATTTTATCACTCAAGATATACCAATTTCTATGGTAGAACTAGATAAAACAAATTTTACTGAAGCGCAACATGAAGCCTATAACTCTGTAAAACGACTAAATTTTTTAGGATATAAAGCATCTGATACAAATATTGAAACTTATAACAAAGAGTTAGCAACGGTTAAAACCATTTTGAATGATGATAAGTATCAAGACTTAATGGAGTTTAGTGATAGAGGTAGAAAAATAGTTGTAAAATATATTGGCGATGATGAAGAAGCCGATGAAATTGTAGTTTTTGGGAGCGCTAAAGAAATGGGGTTTGCTATTGTTAGAATATTAGGAAATAACATGAGTCCAGAAAAAATGGGTGTTTTGTTGCATAGTTTACAAAACGCAAATGTTAATGAAAGTCAAGTGCAAGATATTATGAATTTCTTTAAGTAG
- a CDS encoding adenylosuccinate lyase: MTTTELYNELNYVNHSREKRTYYANLVINNPTLVSKLLEILFKVDDKISPRAAWVFEFMCSDDIEAIIPHLDFFTKNIHKVHLDSAVRPIAKICELIANAYTCNDDNKIKTALSTTHKERIIETCFDYMINDEKVAPKAYSMSTLFLFGKEYDWIYPELITILERDFSNQTAAFKARARHILKKIKKA, encoded by the coding sequence TTGACTACCACCGAACTTTACAACGAATTAAACTACGTAAATCACTCGCGTGAAAAAAGAACTTACTACGCTAATTTAGTAATAAATAACCCCACGTTAGTTTCTAAATTATTAGAAATACTTTTTAAAGTAGACGACAAAATATCACCGCGTGCCGCTTGGGTTTTTGAGTTTATGTGTTCTGATGATATTGAAGCCATTATTCCGCATTTAGATTTCTTTACCAAAAATATTCATAAAGTTCATTTAGATTCTGCCGTAAGGCCTATTGCTAAAATTTGCGAGCTTATTGCTAATGCTTATACCTGTAATGATGACAATAAAATTAAGACAGCATTAAGTACAACCCATAAAGAACGCATTATTGAAACCTGCTTTGACTATATGATTAATGATGAAAAAGTAGCTCCTAAAGCTTATAGCATGTCTACACTTTTTCTTTTTGGAAAAGAATATGACTGGATTTACCCAGAATTAATTACCATTCTAGAACGAGATTTTTCTAATCAAACCGCAGCATTTAAAGCAAGAGCAAGACATATTCTTAAAAAAATTAAAAAAGCCTAA
- a CDS encoding DUF4252 domain-containing protein — protein MKTNSNKIKMNNRLIMFIMTIMLVPLTGMAQKNIFEKYSDNPNVTYVNIKPKMFQMIAKVGVDTSDPEAKAFIDMVKSITSFKTIVTDNKTISTDISKWVKSRSNSLEELMEVRDDGSEVKFYVKEGKDADHVKELLIFVNGIDNVMDDKIEINGKERKIETVVVSFTGDIDLNEISKLTEKMNIPAGQHLEKK, from the coding sequence ATGAAGACAAATTCAAATAAAATAAAGATGAACAACAGATTGATAATGTTTATAATGACCATTATGTTAGTGCCATTAACAGGAATGGCACAAAAGAACATTTTTGAAAAATATAGTGATAACCCCAATGTTACCTATGTAAATATAAAACCAAAAATGTTTCAAATGATAGCTAAGGTAGGTGTAGATACTAGTGATCCTGAAGCAAAAGCATTTATAGATATGGTAAAAAGTATTACCAGTTTTAAAACCATAGTCACAGATAATAAAACAATTTCAACAGATATCTCTAAATGGGTAAAATCTCGTTCTAATTCTTTAGAAGAATTAATGGAAGTTAGAGATGATGGCAGTGAAGTAAAATTTTATGTAAAAGAAGGAAAAGATGCAGACCACGTAAAAGAACTTCTAATTTTTGTAAATGGAATAGATAACGTAATGGATGACAAAATTGAAATTAATGGTAAAGAACGAAAAATAGAAACCGTAGTAGTATCATTTACTGGCGATATTGATTTAAATGAAATATCTAAATTAACAGAAAAAATGAATATTCCAGCAGGACAACATTTAGAAAAAAAATAA
- a CDS encoding heme-binding domain-containing protein: MKTSKKILLALLIVFVIAQFFGPEKNNGDITSIEPFLAETKPPQEVSLILKEACLDCHSDVTRYPWYSNITPVNYWLADHIKDGKKHFNVSNWEGNSIKRKDHKFEELIEEVEGKEMPLKSYTWTHTNAKLTEAQIQSVVDWAKNVRLMYSMKPKPE, translated from the coding sequence ATGAAAACCTCAAAGAAAATCTTGTTAGCATTGTTAATTGTTTTTGTGATTGCTCAATTTTTTGGCCCAGAAAAAAATAACGGAGATATAACAAGTATTGAACCGTTTTTAGCAGAAACAAAACCACCTCAAGAGGTGAGTTTAATATTGAAAGAGGCTTGTTTAGATTGCCATAGTGATGTAACAAGGTATCCATGGTATAGCAATATTACACCAGTAAATTATTGGTTAGCAGATCATATTAAGGATGGAAAAAAACATTTTAATGTCTCAAATTGGGAAGGTAATTCTATAAAACGAAAAGACCACAAATTTGAAGAATTAATAGAAGAGGTTGAAGGAAAAGAAATGCCATTAAAGTCTTATACATGGACGCATACCAACGCTAAATTAACAGAAGCTCAAATTCAATCGGTGGTAGATTGGGCAAAAAATGTACGCTTAATGTACAGTATGAAACCTAAACCAGAATAG
- a CDS encoding RNA polymerase sigma factor: MTQTEFLNIVMPFKDKVFRLAKRLLVSTEEAEDATQEVLLKLWNNKAKIKEYKNVEAFSMTMTKNFCFDKLKSKQAQNLKIVHSNYEEKNTPLQKQVELNDSVSWVGKIIEDLPEQQRMIIQLRDIEEYDLDEIAKMLDMKNTAVRVALSRARKTIREKLTNTHNYGIK; this comes from the coding sequence ATGACTCAAACAGAGTTTTTAAATATTGTAATGCCTTTTAAAGATAAAGTATTTCGTTTAGCAAAACGTTTGCTTGTATCTACTGAAGAGGCTGAAGATGCAACTCAAGAAGTTCTGTTAAAATTATGGAATAACAAAGCCAAAATTAAAGAGTATAAAAATGTAGAGGCGTTTTCTATGACTATGACTAAGAATTTTTGTTTTGATAAATTAAAATCTAAACAAGCTCAAAACTTAAAAATTGTTCATAGCAATTATGAAGAAAAAAACACACCACTACAAAAACAAGTTGAGTTAAATGATAGTGTAAGTTGGGTAGGAAAAATTATAGAAGATTTACCAGAACAGCAACGTATGATAATTCAATTACGAGATATTGAGGAGTACGATTTAGATGAAATAGCAAAAATGCTTGATATGAAAAACACCGCAGTACGTGTAGCCTTATCAAGAGCAAGAAAAACAATAAGAGAAAAATTAACTAATACGCATAATTATGGTATTAAATAA
- a CDS encoding S41 family peptidase translates to MKDNSPNFLLLSFFLSFSIILFNCSSTDNNDDINDDDEIEEPITLDNEVNDFVWLGLNEIYLWQSEVPNLRDNKFIDNDAYYTFLNSYSTPESLFDDLLYQKDVVDKFSFIVDDYVELENSFSGISKSNGLDFQLLKLSSSDDILGYVRYVANNSDAATKDISRGDFFLTVDGEQLTVNNYYDLLFGTNDTYTLGMADITDSSVYLNGKTVSLTKTEFTENPILINKVIETDGYKIGYLMYNQFIADFDEELNTVFTNFKAEGVTELVLDLRYNPGGYVSSAINLASMITGQFTNQVFSKEIWNNKYQAYFETYSPESLINNFTDTLSDETSPISSLNLNKVYILATSSSASASELIINGLSPYIDVTHIGTTTTGKYTASVTLYDSSNFSKENANPNHKYAIQPLVYKSANANDESDYYDGLTPDYTITYETSSGSVYEGENINNLGVLGDVSEPFLAKAIELITGATSKSSKKDIKGIDAKILADSKDFTLLGKNMYKDFPVK, encoded by the coding sequence ATGAAAGATAATTCTCCCAACTTCCTTTTACTCAGTTTTTTCCTAAGTTTTTCCATAATTCTTTTTAACTGTAGTTCTACCGACAACAATGATGATATTAATGACGACGATGAAATTGAAGAACCCATTACACTAGACAATGAAGTAAACGACTTTGTTTGGTTAGGTTTAAATGAAATTTATTTATGGCAAAGTGAAGTTCCTAATTTACGGGACAATAAATTCATAGATAATGATGCATACTATACATTTTTAAATAGCTATAGCACACCAGAAAGTTTATTTGATGATTTACTTTATCAAAAGGATGTAGTTGATAAATTTAGTTTTATTGTAGATGATTATGTTGAATTAGAAAACTCTTTTAGTGGTATCTCTAAAAGCAACGGATTAGATTTTCAGCTATTAAAACTTTCTTCTTCTGATGATATTTTAGGTTATGTTAGGTATGTTGCAAATAATTCCGATGCAGCAACAAAAGATATTTCCAGAGGAGATTTTTTTCTAACCGTTGATGGAGAACAATTAACCGTAAATAACTATTATGATTTATTGTTTGGAACCAATGATACCTATACTCTAGGTATGGCAGATATAACCGATAGTTCGGTTTATTTAAACGGAAAAACTGTTTCACTTACCAAAACAGAATTTACAGAAAACCCCATTTTAATAAATAAAGTAATAGAAACAGATGGTTATAAAATTGGTTATTTAATGTACAACCAATTTATTGCCGATTTTGACGAAGAACTTAATACTGTTTTTACAAATTTTAAAGCAGAAGGTGTTACAGAACTAGTCTTAGACTTAAGATATAACCCTGGCGGTTATGTAAGTTCTGCTATTAATTTAGCTAGCATGATTACTGGACAATTTACAAACCAAGTTTTTTCTAAAGAAATTTGGAATAATAAATACCAAGCTTATTTTGAAACTTACAGTCCAGAAAGTCTTATAAATAATTTTACCGATACGTTATCAGATGAAACAAGCCCAATTTCATCATTAAACCTAAATAAAGTGTACATTTTAGCTACAAGCAGTTCTGCTTCTGCAAGTGAGCTAATAATTAATGGTTTAAGCCCTTATATAGATGTAACACATATAGGTACAACTACAACTGGAAAATACACTGCTTCTGTTACCCTATATGATTCTAGTAATTTTAGTAAGGAGAATGCTAACCCTAACCACAAATATGCTATACAACCATTAGTATACAAATCAGCTAATGCAAATGATGAATCTGACTATTATGACGGACTTACACCCGATTATACCATTACTTATGAAACCAGTTCTGGCAGTGTCTATGAAGGTGAAAATATTAATAATTTAGGTGTACTAGGTGATGTTTCAGAACCTTTTTTAGCTAAAGCCATAGAACTTATTACAGGTGCAACATCTAAATCATCTAAAAAAGATATTAAGGGAATTGACGCAAAAATATTAGCAGATTCAAAAGACTTTACTTTATTAGGAAAAAACATGTATAAAGATTTTCCTGTAAAATAA
- a CDS encoding S41 family peptidase has protein sequence MKILKYSIPLFCYLLLFTSCFEDNDDSEISASEINDFVWKGMNVFYLYKDEVPDLANNRFSSNEEYTEYLNAYTSPEELFESLIYERETIDRFSWITDNYFENEALLNGTTLTNGMQFTTIKRSNTDPVRYGIVLYVLPGSNADLQGLKRGDIFYAVNGTQLYYNSSIDNNYSLFNANSYSIDLGTYNTNGTTETDDDTVTPLGTSITLTKEEFTENPIHTSKVLNVDGQKIGYLMYTGFNGSSSELNDVFSTFKSEGITNLVLDLRYNSGGYNSKAILMTSLITGQFTGEILNKRFYNNELHTLFENDDPEYLLDRFIDNEDGMSLNSLNLNNLYVLTTSWTASASELVINSLSPYINVVQIGTNTRGKYQGSTTLYDSSDFGKEGANPNHTYALQPLIFKYANVDDNTDFFDGLEPNTYLNETRTNLGVLGDENEPLLAEAISQITGNGKLSTKSKSLIQIDDIEPINSIKGKLINDKPLPKNIINQLIFE, from the coding sequence ATGAAAATATTAAAATATAGTATACCTCTTTTTTGTTACTTATTACTTTTTACATCTTGTTTTGAAGACAATGATGATAGCGAAATTTCTGCCAGTGAAATAAATGATTTTGTATGGAAAGGCATGAATGTTTTTTATCTATACAAAGATGAAGTTCCAGATTTAGCTAACAATCGTTTTTCAAGTAATGAAGAATATACAGAGTATTTAAACGCTTATACTTCACCTGAAGAATTGTTTGAAAGTTTAATTTATGAGCGCGAAACTATTGATAGGTTTAGCTGGATTACAGATAATTACTTTGAAAATGAAGCGCTTTTAAACGGAACAACTCTTACTAATGGTATGCAGTTCACCACAATTAAACGGTCTAACACAGACCCTGTTAGATATGGTATTGTTCTGTACGTATTACCTGGTAGTAACGCAGATTTACAAGGTTTAAAAAGAGGTGATATTTTTTATGCAGTTAATGGAACCCAATTATATTACAACTCATCAATAGATAATAATTATTCGTTATTCAATGCCAATAGTTACAGTATAGATTTAGGCACCTATAACACCAACGGCACTACAGAAACAGATGATGATACGGTAACGCCTTTAGGTACAAGCATAACACTTACAAAAGAAGAATTTACAGAAAACCCCATTCATACCAGTAAAGTTTTAAATGTTGATGGACAAAAAATTGGGTATTTAATGTATACGGGGTTTAACGGAAGTTCTTCTGAACTCAACGATGTATTTTCAACTTTTAAAAGCGAAGGCATTACCAATTTAGTACTAGATTTAAGATACAACTCTGGAGGTTACAACTCTAAAGCTATTTTAATGACTAGCCTAATTACAGGACAATTTACAGGAGAAATTCTTAATAAAAGATTTTACAACAACGAATTACATACACTGTTTGAAAATGATGACCCCGAATATTTATTAGATAGATTTATTGACAATGAAGACGGTATGTCTCTAAACAGTTTAAATCTAAACAATCTATATGTTTTAACAACCTCTTGGACTGCCTCTGCTAGCGAGTTAGTCATTAACTCTTTAAGCCCCTATATTAATGTTGTTCAAATTGGCACCAATACAAGAGGTAAATACCAAGGGTCTACCACATTATATGATTCATCAGATTTTGGTAAAGAAGGCGCCAACCCAAACCACACTTACGCATTGCAACCTTTAATTTTTAAATACGCCAATGTTGATGATAATACCGATTTTTTTGATGGCTTAGAACCAAACACCTACCTAAACGAAACTAGAACCAATTTAGGTGTTTTAGGTGATGAAAACGAACCCCTTTTAGCAGAAGCCATTAGTCAAATAACAGGAAATGGCAAGCTAAGCACAAAAAGTAAAAGCCTTATACAAATTGATGATATAGAACCTATAAATTCTATTAAAGGCAAGCTTATAAATGATAAACCATTACCAAAAAACATAATAAACCAACTCATTTTTGAATAA
- the purB gene encoding adenylosuccinate lyase, whose translation MSLSVLNAISPIDGRYRSKADALAPFFSEEALIKYRVLVEIEYFIALCEIPLPQLADVDHVLFDELRTIYKDFSSEDALAIKKIESVTNHDVKAVEYFIKEKFDALGLSQYKEFIHFGLTSQDINNTAIPLSIKEAMNNVYVPEYFTVLEKLKELTKEWAEVPMLARTHGQPASPTRLGKEIAVFVTRLEEQFNLLNDIPSAAKFGGATGNFNAHHVAYPDIDWKAFGDSFVQEKLGLHHSFPTTQIEHYDHMAALFDCLKRINTILIDLDRDVWTYVSMDYFKQKIKKGEVGSSAMPHKVNPIDFENSEGNLGIANAIFEHLSAKLPISRLQRDLTDSTVLRNVGVPFGHTIIGFKSTLKGLNKLLLNKSKFAADLENNWAVVAEAIQTILRREGYPNPYEALKGLTRTNEKINQDSISNFIDTLEVSDTIKEELKRITPSNYTGI comes from the coding sequence ATGTCATTATCTGTATTAAATGCCATCTCTCCAATAGATGGACGTTATAGAAGTAAAGCAGACGCTTTAGCTCCTTTTTTTTCTGAAGAAGCCTTAATAAAATATCGTGTTTTAGTTGAAATTGAATACTTTATTGCGCTTTGTGAAATACCTTTACCACAACTAGCAGATGTTGACCATGTTCTTTTTGATGAATTAAGAACTATTTATAAAGATTTTTCTTCGGAAGATGCTTTAGCTATTAAAAAAATTGAAAGTGTTACCAACCATGATGTTAAAGCGGTTGAATACTTTATAAAAGAAAAATTTGACGCCTTAGGGTTATCTCAATACAAAGAATTTATCCATTTTGGATTAACCTCACAAGACATCAACAATACGGCCATTCCTTTAAGTATTAAGGAAGCAATGAACAATGTTTATGTTCCAGAATATTTCACCGTTTTAGAAAAACTAAAGGAATTAACCAAAGAATGGGCAGAGGTTCCTATGCTAGCAAGAACACACGGTCAGCCAGCATCGCCAACCCGTTTAGGTAAAGAAATTGCGGTTTTTGTAACCCGTTTAGAAGAACAATTTAATTTATTAAACGATATACCTAGTGCTGCAAAATTTGGTGGTGCTACAGGAAATTTTAATGCTCATCATGTAGCTTACCCAGATATTGATTGGAAAGCTTTTGGAGACTCTTTTGTACAAGAAAAATTAGGGTTACACCACTCGTTTCCAACAACACAAATTGAGCATTATGACCATATGGCGGCGTTATTTGATTGTTTAAAACGTATTAACACCATCCTTATTGATTTAGATAGAGATGTGTGGACCTACGTGTCAATGGATTACTTTAAACAAAAAATAAAAAAGGGCGAAGTAGGAAGTTCTGCAATGCCACATAAAGTAAACCCTATTGATTTTGAAAACAGTGAAGGAAACTTAGGAATTGCCAACGCTATTTTTGAACACTTGTCTGCTAAACTACCTATTTCTAGATTACAACGCGATTTAACTGATAGTACCGTTTTACGTAACGTAGGTGTTCCTTTTGGACATACAATTATAGGCTTTAAATCTACTTTAAAAGGTTTAAACAAATTATTATTAAACAAAAGTAAATTTGCTGCAGACCTTGAAAATAATTGGGCTGTAGTTGCAGAGGCTATTCAAACCATTTTACGTAGAGAAGGATATCCAAACCCTTACGAGGCATTAAAAGGATTAACAAGAACAAACGAAAAAATTAATCAAGATTCTATTTCAAATTTTATTGATACTTTAGAGGTGTCTGATACAATAAAAGAGGAATTAAAACGTATTACTCCTAGTAACTATACTGGTATTTAA